A region from the Triticum urartu cultivar G1812 chromosome 1, Tu2.1, whole genome shotgun sequence genome encodes:
- the LOC125533015 gene encoding glutathione S-transferase U18-like, with protein sequence MTIYASRVLLRSLKTEAPKHNLCMCKVQSDLELTDTTPTMAGAANDLKILGIWASPYVLLVRLALSIKGISYEYAEEELRHKSELLLQSNPVHNKVPVLIHGGKPLCESC encoded by the coding sequence ATGACTATATATGCCTCGCGTGTTCTCCTCCGGAGTCTTAAAACAGAGGCACCAAAACACAATCTATGTATGTGCAAAGTTCAGTCAGACCTTGAGTTGACAGACACCACACCAACAATGGCCGGAGCAGCAAACGATCTGAAGATACTGGGCATATGGGCGAGCCCGTACGTCCTGCTGGTGCGCCTTGCTCTCAGCATCAAGGGCATCAGCTACGAGTACGCAGAGGAGGAACTCCGGCACAAGAGCGAGCTGCTCCTCCAGTCAAACCCCGTCCACAACAAGGTCCCCGTGCTGATCCACGGCGGCAAGCCCCTCTGCGAGTCTTGTTGA